The following are encoded in a window of Drosophila simulans strain w501 chromosome 3L, Prin_Dsim_3.1, whole genome shotgun sequence genomic DNA:
- the LOC6738858 gene encoding 4-hydroxyphenylpyruvate dioxygenase: MTSYTDKGTKPEAGKFLSFDHLTFYVGNAKQAASYYTTRLGFEPLGYQGLETGERRFAKHAVRQNKIVFVFVSAYTPDDEEHGLHLMRHGDGVKDVAFEVEDLNAIFTLAVSRGAEVVRDIWEESDDQGFVRFATIKTYGDTTHTFVERNGYAGDFLPGFQRSPKDVLLNGLPSTKLNFIDHVVGNQPDLQMESVASWYERILQFHRFWSVDDSQIHTEYSALRSIVMANYEETVKMPINEPANGKKKSQIQEYVEYYGGGGVQHIALNTDDIIEAVSNLKARGTEFLTIPSSYYEILQEQLSHSRTKIKEDMEVLKKLNILIDFDENGYLLQIFTKNCQDRPTLFLEVIQRYNHNGFGAGNFKSLFTAIEIEQAKRGNL, encoded by the exons ACCAGCTATACTGACAAAGGAACCAAA CCTGAAGCCGGCAAATTTCTAAGCTTTGATCACTTGACCTTCTACGTTGGCAACGCCAAGCAGGCGGCCAGCTACTATACCACTCGTCTGGGCTTCGAACCACTTGGCTATCAGGGACTAGAGACCGGGGAGCGACGCTTCGCCAAGCATGCCGTGCGACAGAACAAGATCGTCTTTGTGTTCGTCTCCGCCTACACGCCGGATGACGAGGAGCATGGACTCCACCTGATGCGCCACGGCGACGGTGTCAAGGATGTAGCCTTCGAAGTGGAGGATTTGAATGCCATTTTTACGCTGGCCGTGTCCCGCGGAGCCGAAGTGGTCCGCGACATCTGGGAGGAGAGCGATGATCAGGGATTCGTGAGATTCGCTACCATCAAGACG TACGGCGACACCACCCACACTTTCGTGGAGCGCAATGGTTACGCAGGAGATTTCCTGCCTGGATTCCAGCGGTCGCCCAAGGATGTCCTTCTGAACGGATTGCCCTCCACAAAGCTGAACTTCATTGACCACGTGGTGGGCAACCAGCCGGATCTGCAGATGGAGAGCGTGGCCTCCTGGTACGAGAGGATCCTGCAGTTCCACCGCTTCTGGTCGGTGGACGACTCGCAGATTCACACGGAGTACTCCGCCCTGCGGTCGATCGTTATGGCAAACTACGAGGAGACGGTGAAGATGCCGATCAATGAGCCAGCCAATGGAAAAAAGAAGTCGCAGATCCAGGAGTACGTGGAGTACTACGGCGGCGGTGGTGTCCAGCACATTGCTCTCAACACGGATGACATTATCGAGGCGGTGAGCAACCTGAAGGCTCGAGGAACCGAGTTCCTGACCATCCCATCCTCGTACTACGAGATCCTTCAGGAGCAGCTCTCGCACAGCCGCACCAAGATCAAGGAGGACATGGAGGTCCTGAAGAAGTTGAACATTTTGATTGACTTCGACGAGAACGGATATCTGCTGCAGATCTTCACGAAGAACTGCCAGGACAGACCGACCCTCTTCCTGGAAGTTATCCAACGCTACAATCACAAT GGATTTGGCGCTGGCAACTTTAAGTCCTTGTTCACGGCCATTGAAATTGAACAAGCTAAGCGAGGAAACTTGTGA